Part of the Choloepus didactylus isolate mChoDid1 chromosome 10, mChoDid1.pri, whole genome shotgun sequence genome is shown below.
ggaatttatttgttcatggtttgGGCCTGGaaaaaagcccaaatcaaggtgtcgtcAAGGTaacgctttcttcctgaagactggggtGTTCTGGGGGTGGCTGCTGGCGATTCTTGGTCCTTGGGTTTTTCTGTCACACAGCAGTGCACATGGaggcctcttctggcttctcccttctgagttctgttgactttcagcatcttgcttcttatgtctttctctgtgtctgaatttaatTCCTCTTacaaaggcctccagtaatagattTAAGACcttcctgattcagctgggccacaccttaacagaagtaaccGCATCAAAAGTCCTGTTTagaagagttcacacccacaggaatggataaagtttaggaacatatttttctcaagtacatagcttcaaactaccatatcCATTTTCCAACACAAttactcctttccttcctttgctATAAAGGCTGGGAAGCTAAAGATTCCATTTTTTCCAGGTCTCTCTTGAACTAGGGGTGGTCACGTGACATAATTGGAGTTAATAAGATGTAAGCAAAAGTTTGCTGGTGGGGCTGCTTTGTGGGAAACTTTTGCTTTCTTCATTATTAGATCACCCACCTGATGTCTGGAGATGCCTCAGTCAAACATATTCCTAACTGAATATAGCATAAGCACATGCAACTTCTTAAATATAAATGAGAAGATTTCTAATGTCACGATTCCAGTTTATGAGGGTACCTGTATTGTAAGGCCTAACATTTCATGTGCCGCCCTGACACCTTTGAGCTTCACAGGGTCCCAAAGGCTTCCCCTGCTCTTACCAGATATGCCCCCCTTACCCATTCCGCTGGATAGTTCCCCTATCTGGTGGACCAGTTGCACTACATTGGTCCTCAACCTAGTAGTGCTCTTCTGCTGTGGGCTGTGAATATATGTGACTAATAAAACTGCTGTCGATCTCATCTGTCCAGGGACAGATGTTATGTGTTGGATCATTCCCAGAACCCTAGGATTGGACTCCATCCATCACCAAAGGGGTTAAGAGGAAGTGAGCAAAAGAGTTCCATATGTTATATAACCAATTAACTATCAATTTGCCTTATATCGAATTTTCCTCTattctggatatatatatatacatcataGAATAGGTTCTTGGAAATGGGGTTGTCAGACTcttgaaggttttgatgaatacTGGCAGATATACTTTGAATAGGTTGTACAGACTTGATGCCTGCAAGCAGTATATGAGACCTCTGCTTTATACTTCTCTTGCAAAcctaattcttaaaatttttaaatcttaattttaaaagtttcctattttttcttcttttttatatcggagttcagcttctttctcttcccacaCTTTCAAATTCTAAAAGATGTATGCCTGGAATGCTTTCCCCTCATATATGCCCAGGGCTTCCTCCCTCACCTTTTCCAAATCTTTGCTCAAGTATTATCATTTCAGTGAGTCCACTCTACCACCATATTTAAAACTGAACTCCCAAGCACTCTAACCCCTTTCTTTATTTTGCATAGCACTTGTCACCATCTGTTATactctgtattttaatttcttatttcttgCCTGTTTCCCCATCTAGAATTCAGCTCTATGAAgactggcattttttttcttgttttgttgacTTCTATATCTCTGGCTCTTAGCATTGTGACTAGCATATAGTAGATGCATAGCATTACTTGAAAAAATGACTGCTTTAAAAGTGTTAATAATTTGCTCTATTTATATGCCAtccattttctttatattaaagAACAGCTCAgaaaccatttttaatttttaaaaaatgtgaagcaATTTAgaccaatggttctcaaagtgagTTTCCCAGACCTGAGaacttattaaaaatgcagattccttaACTCcacccagatctactgaatcagaaaaatTGTGGGTGGGCAttagaatttacatttctaataaaACCTGTGCTTTACCAAACCCTCTAGACCATTTTAATGCACACCTAAGTTTGATTCAGATTTATCTCTGGTTTCTGAGCTGTTCtttaatagaaagaaaatgaatggcaTATATATTAATAGAGCAAATTATTATTTCCTCATTCATCAATGCtaaattataattcatttttaactGCACTAAATGGCTTCCAGAATTTAATCCTATATTCAGGAATACTTATGTTCCTGACTGTCCCAGGTGTGGCACTATTATGGGTTCTCCAAATATAGTTGGAAATCCACCCTAGTCATACATGCAATTGTTTTATTCTTCTAAAAAGTGCAAGTAATATCCAACTCTGGATAGTGATGACTCATTCTGTATAGTGCCAGACTTTCATTTGATAAGGAATTACAGTTGAAAATGGCTCTCACATTGCATTGTCTTTACCCAAGAGTAAATAATTTGTGGATGAGTGTATAATACTTATGAGTTGATGtcaacatatgcacacacacaaaaatttcattcttaatatgtatattttgtaAGTCTCTGAATTGAGGAGGTCAGAAAGGGAGGAACacaaatgggaaaacattttcaaacatgaCATTTAATCACATTTGTTAAGGGCCCATCATTATGCTGGACCCGTATCTTAGCAGGAAGGTGAACTATTTATTTGACAGAATAGAATATGACAAGTCCTGCTTACTGTCACAAATGCTTGTTTGAGGAACAGACAAGATAATGTAGTCAATGTGCTGTGAAAAATGTAATAGGTGTCATATGTGCCAAATATTAACTTACAGTACAAAGCCATTTTTTGTGCTGATGTCTGTTTTTAGTGGAACAACTTAAATTTTAAAGGTTTTGCTATATTTTTCATATgactcaagaataaaaaaatcttGGTATGCAATGGCAAATAGATCTCCTGAGCAAACTCAAACTGAGTCACAGTACTTTCTGGAGTGCATGCTTGAGAATGATTCTTATGCCAAGTCTGGGCATACTCAGAAACAGTGCAGTGACCCAGTAACAGTGTCTGCTATGTGCAAGAACAGGGCGTGGTAGCATTTGTTGCAATACATTTGAAATTCCAGGTTTGGATGTTTGTGTTTTAGTGCTTTGAACTCTAGATAAAATGGATTGATTgttcagaaaattattttcattcaccTGAAATCACAATTCATGCAAATAGAAAAAACACAGTGCTGTTATAGTTGTAATTCATTACTTTAATGCAAGAACTTGTGTTTGAAAAGTCTTTGTGAATTCAATACCAAGTTTAATGCCATGTGTCTCTGATGTTCATCATCATTGATCATTATGCATAGAAACTTTTTCACTTTGTCAAACAGCACTAAATTATTCAGTATTAAAATTGTTAGTGTTTTAATTAGTATTCATAATGcatattaaaagtattttaattgtGAAAATAATACATGATAAAACAATTCAAACAGTATACAATAAAAAGATTTTCCTCCCAACTCTGGGTCCTAATACTGTACTCCTGTGCCCAAAGGTGACCACAATTAAGTTTCTTCTGCATTTTTTCAGCAGCTACTCACATACATATACAGACTCACACACACTAAGAGAAAGTGAGGAAAGTACACAATCCTTTTGTACACAAATGGGAACATACTACATACATGGTTCTGCAACTGGCTTTAATGTATCTTGAATATTATTCCCTTGAGTACTACTGAGGTTACCAGTATACAAGTGTAGCCtcaattgctttctttcattttctctcaactttgtattaaaataaaatttttataacatttgctACTGATGtagaagtgaaaaaaattttaaaagagctgGTTGCTAATATCAAAGAGGAAGTGCAGTAAAAATGACCACACTGATTTATACATGACAACAAAcagatttacaaattcaattctAATATGTGATACTTAAAAACATAACACCTAAGCAACTCAGGAATTGCCAGGGTGTGTAATTTGTTCATCTATTGCTCTGATTATTCAATTTATACACAATTTAAAAgctttatatttcaaaatgaacatGTAGACTGTTTACAActgagtatttttaaaacaatattttctgtAAGAAGTTTGGTATCAAGTTTAAATTTTTAGTTCCATTCATGGGTTTATGCAAAAAGTCATCTTTGCATTCTCTCATGTATAATGAGGTGTGACTTCCTAACATTTGTTAAATTCAGAATATCTCTAAGGTTTAAAAAACCTTCAGTTAGGTTAAAGAGATTCCCCACATTAATTTCATTAATCAGATTTCTCTTCTGAATGGGTTTTCACATGTTTGGTAAGGGATGCATTTTgtttgaaggctttcccacattcattacattcatagggtttctctctaGTATGGGACCTCTGATGTATAACAAGTTGTGACTTTGCAcgaaaggcttttccacattcattacattcatagggtttctccccagtatgagttctctgatgtacaATGAGGTGTGACTTTTGGCTAAAGGCTTTCTgacattccttacattcatagggtttctctccagtatgaactcTCTGGTGTTGAGTAAGACCTTCAATTTGTTTGAAGGCCTTCCCACACTGATTACATTCAAAGGGACTTTCACCTGTGTGGGTTCTCATGTGGTAAGTAAGAGATGAACTATGTccaaaggcttttccacattctttacattcataGGGCTTTTCTTTAGTATGAGTTCTTTGATGTATAATAAGGTGTGACTTCTTGCTGAAAGCTTTTTCACATTCACTACATTCAAAGGGTTTTTCACCTGTATGAATTCTCATATGTTTAGTAAGGGATGAGCTATACttaaaggcttttccacattcattacattcatatgGTATTTCACCTGTATGACTTCTCACATGTTCAGTAAGAGATGAATTATACCTGAAGGATtttccacattccttacattcatagggcttctcGCCTGTATGAGATCTCACATGTTGAATGAGGTTTGAGCTATgtctgaaggttttcccacagtcTGTACATTCATAGGGCTTTTCCCCAGTATGAATTCTTAGATGGTCAGTGAGAGCATGTTTATGACTGTGGGCTTTGCCACACTGAATACATTCgtatggtttctctcctgtgtgaactCTCTGATGTACAACGAGATGTGACTTTTGGCTAAAGGCTATCCCACACTCATTACATTCATACGGTTTTtccccagtatgaattctctgatggtcAATGAGTCCTTGTTTATGGCTGAGaactttcccacattcattacatacATAGGGTTTCACTCTAGCTTTAGTTTTGTCACAGTTAGTAGAAGATGAGCTATAGTtggatgatttttcttctttctctgcagTTTGAATTTTCTCCTGCTTATTATGGGATGAGCTCCTACTGGATAACTTCTCATGTTTCTTTCCAGTTTGagtcttgtctttctttttatcaGACAAATTATGgctgaatgttttcctttgttctttggcTGCATCAGGTTTCTTTTTTGCATATGTTCTTATAAGACTAGGTGAGTCTAAattctttttcaaactttttccaTGTGAATCAAATTTAAGAAGCCTTTTTTTGGAAGGAATATGTTTtgtattcatattattttttctccCCACTGAACTATACTCATGGCCTTTCTTCTTAGTCAGAGTTTTCTTCTTGAATGCAATTTCTCTAAAGAGTTCGTTTTGAGATTCCTGGTGCTTCTCTTCCAGGAATTCATTTTGCTGAACTTCTAAAATGGAAATCAATGAGATGTTCATGTGAGTCGTTCCATTCTTATATTATGGAATCAAACATAAAGAAATGCCTGGTTGTAGGGTTGTATCTTTTTTCAACTCTAGTCTCCCAAAGTGAAAGAAATATCAAGGAAAAATGTCCCTATCCTCTTGGACTTGATGGAAAAAATGCTGTAgtaaaaactggaaaagaaaattgACAATAATGATTAGAAAGAGCTTTGACTGTTTATAAATATGACCTTGAAACCTAGTATACaagaataaataaacagaagTAGCAGTGAACAGAGAATGGATGCAGATTGCAGAGTTTGTGATTGTAGTAAATCTCTCTGAGCCCATGCTGCCCAGCTCTGAAAACTGCCAACCCACCCATAGTATTTGGCTCCTGCAGCCTGTACTATACTACCCCAGATCTCCATGGTCAAAATTGGCTGGAAATCTGGCTCAAGTCATCATGTCCAGTAAGGTTCTCTCATTAAAAACTTAGACTCTAGTTAGATGCTACTggggggcttaaatttaaaaatgacataGGACAGATACTAGTAGAACTGTATTTTCCACAGGTAAACAGAAAACTCATCAGTAGAAAGAATGAAgcatacacacagagagaagcagagatatAAGACCATGTGTTCTCAAAGAGACCATTCCCATAATCTCATTTCCTAATGGCTTCCTTTTTCTTGGATCTAATCCCTGGTAAAGTTTAGCTGAACTACTTAATGTTAGGTTACAAGGGATGTATCTATGTGCTTATAATAAAATCTGCTATTCTTAGTGTGTATCAAGTAAATATATGTTATTGCAAcctgtgccagttcaatgtattatgtcccccaaaatgacattatctttgatgccatcttgtgtgggcagacatattagcgttgattagattttggaatcctttaggtgtttccatggagatatgattcaatcaactgtggacaagacctttggttggataatttccatggaggtgttgccccatccattcaggatgggtctgaattagttcactggagtactatataagcacagacagaagaagtgagcttgctacagccaagagggacactttgaagaatgcacagaagctgagagagtagctgcagatgacagacagtttgaagatggccattgaaagcagacttttgctccagagaagcttttgaagatggttgttgaaagaagactcttgctctggagaagctaagagaagacaaacaccccaagagcaactaagagtgacatttttgaggaactgcagcctagggaggaacgccctgggagaaagccattttgaaaccagaacttggagcagacgccagccacatgctttcccagataacagaggttttccggacaccattggccattctccagtgaagataccctttgttgatggacactttatggccttaagactgtaactgtgtaaccaaataaatcccctttataaaaccaatccatttctggtgttttgcattccagcagcattagcaaactagaacagaacccAAAGAGCAATAACAACCCAAAGAGCCAGAAATGGCAAAAGAAGGTGAGTCCACTAAGGAGTACTGAACATCTTAAAGGTGTCTGGGGGAATAAGCAGGAAATGGTATTCCATTGCTACCATCCATGACCAATATAACAATGACAATCCTGtgctgaaaaaaacaaacaaacaaacaaaaacaaaatacccaAACTGCATTTACTCTGAGTTCCTGATGCTTTTACCAAATGATAAAATTCATAATAATCAGCTTGGCAAATAAATTTAAACCATCTggatttataaaatatacataaacttGTTCCTGTCAGAACAGGCCATTAAGTGCCAATTATAAATTTTAAGTGTATCCTGACTGAAACTGGCTGCTTACATTCTTTTCCCCACACATTATACAATTATGCATTTTGAGATGTCTCAACCTTTACTTTCCGTCTCTGAGACCATCAGCGCATTGACAGGTGTATGCAGCGATGTTTGTACTATATGACTCAACTTCTGCCTGAAAACAATTGGGACAAATCATTGGCCCAAGTCAGTTCAATAATATGCATGCCCCTCAGAATTTGGAATTGAAACTCAAAGACCTCTTTTAGCTAGCTACAGATACTACATGTGTAAAAACGTGTAAACTTGAGATCTGGAGCTGCCATTTTGGGGTGATCTTTTTAGCTATGTatagagaaaagcagaaaaaacttCAGAGTGGGAATTAAACAGATTCAAGAGAGAAGAAGATATGAGCCCCCTGACCTAAGAGAGAAACACATTGGAAGTGAATAGCTGCCTTGGTGGTAAAGGAACATTACATGGGCAAAGTGAAAACTGGACTCAAACATAAAAGAGGTATGCTACCTGAATAGACAGACAGGACATATTACTTTAATGGAGAATATTTAAGGGATTAGTTCACATGGAGTAGAAGATCAATTTTAGGGAGTATAGATATAACACGGTGCCCAGAGAAGCTGCTTTGTCATTTTTCTCCTGGGAGAAAGAGTGTATAACAGGAATTTTTATATAGGATGACAAAGGATGTGTCTTCCATGGACCAAGGATGCTGAGAAGAATGGAGGCAAATTTCCTTGTGAAATGAAAGGGATTAAAATGTAACCCTTTCCCCTTGAGATTTAACATTATGAGGACCTCAAGGGATGGCTGGACTGGTCAAATGATGTCTGACAATAGGAAAAGATACAGAGTGCAAGAGGAATTTGCCATCAGGGAAAGGAGGAGAATCTCAACTAGTGAATTGGTATTAATACTAGGGTAGATAGATGATCATGAAAGGAGAACTGGATCTTCCAGAGAATGTGGTTAAGGCAGGATGCCTTTCTTTTCCTGAATCTGAGAAAGTTACTAAATATATGGATGTTACACTAAAATGACTGTAACTACAGAATGAAGTATGGAGGCCACTAGATGCAGCAAATCATTAGAAGGGATAAAATAGTCCTTTCTTGAAGAAACTCCAAGAACTATATTAAGAACCTGAGCCAAGAAAAGAATCACTGTAGCCATGACAAAGATGTATCAAACTACTGAGGAATATTTTTTAGTAAtaacactgttctggtttgttaacacAGTTGTtatgaaaaatagcaaaaaaggattggcttttataaaggggatttattaggttacaaagtcaaagttctaaggccataaaagtatcttaaataaggcatcaacaagaggataccttcactgaagaaaggccaatggcgtttggaacacctctgtcagctggaaaggcatgtggctggtatctgctgctcctttgctcccaggttctggtttcaaatcggtttctccaaaatgtccctgggcttctgtgtctctgagcttctctctctctg
Proteins encoded:
- the ZFP37 gene encoding zinc finger protein 37 homolog isoform X3, giving the protein MAELKPGGGAAKEWEQLDPAQRNPYKGVMLENCTHLSSMGYQAPKSEIISKLEKEEPCLGNGKRLSQAHLGEIEKPKEIEANGKVQQNEFLEEKHQESQNELFREIAFKKKTLTKKKGHEYSSVGRKNNMNTKHIPSKKRLLKFDSHGKSLKKNLDSPSLIRTYAKKKPDAAKEQRKTFSHNLSDKKKDKTQTGKKHEKLSSRSSSHNKQEKIQTAEKEEKSSNYSSSSTNCDKTKARVKPYVCNECGKVLSHKQGLIDHQRIHTGEKPYECNECGIAFSQKSHLVVHQRVHTGEKPYECIQCGKAHSHKHALTDHLRIHTGEKPYECTDCGKTFRHSSNLIQHVRSHTGEKPYECKECGKSFRYNSSLTEHVRSHTGEIPYECNECGKAFKYSSSLTKHMRIHTGEKPFECSECEKAFSKKSHLIIHQRTHTKEKPYECKECGKAFGHSSSLTYHMRTHTGESPFECNQCGKAFKQIEGLTQHQRVHTGEKPYECKECQKAFSQKSHLIVHQRTHTGEKPYECNECGKAFRAKSQLVIHQRSHTREKPYECNECGKAFKQNASLTKHVKTHSEEKSD
- the ZFP37 gene encoding zinc finger protein 37 homolog isoform X4, with the translated sequence MAELKPGGGAAEWEQLDPAQRNPYKGVMLENCTHLSSMGYQAPKSEIISKLEKEEPCLGNGKRLSQAHLGEIEKPKEIEANGKVQQNEFLEEKHQESQNELFREIAFKKKTLTKKKGHEYSSVGRKNNMNTKHIPSKKRLLKFDSHGKSLKKNLDSPSLIRTYAKKKPDAAKEQRKTFSHNLSDKKKDKTQTGKKHEKLSSRSSSHNKQEKIQTAEKEEKSSNYSSSSTNCDKTKARVKPYVCNECGKVLSHKQGLIDHQRIHTGEKPYECNECGIAFSQKSHLVVHQRVHTGEKPYECIQCGKAHSHKHALTDHLRIHTGEKPYECTDCGKTFRHSSNLIQHVRSHTGEKPYECKECGKSFRYNSSLTEHVRSHTGEIPYECNECGKAFKYSSSLTKHMRIHTGEKPFECSECEKAFSKKSHLIIHQRTHTKEKPYECKECGKAFGHSSSLTYHMRTHTGESPFECNQCGKAFKQIEGLTQHQRVHTGEKPYECKECQKAFSQKSHLIVHQRTHTGEKPYECNECGKAFRAKSQLVIHQRSHTREKPYECNECGKAFKQNASLTKHVKTHSEEKSD
- the ZFP37 gene encoding zinc finger protein 37 homolog isoform X2 gives rise to the protein MFLERSLWNWWRQDKKEWEQLDPAQRNPYKGVMLENCTHLSSMGYQAPKSEIISKLEKEEPCLGNGKRLSQAHLGEIEKPKEIEANGKVQQNEFLEEKHQESQNELFREIAFKKKTLTKKKGHEYSSVGRKNNMNTKHIPSKKRLLKFDSHGKSLKKNLDSPSLIRTYAKKKPDAAKEQRKTFSHNLSDKKKDKTQTGKKHEKLSSRSSSHNKQEKIQTAEKEEKSSNYSSSSTNCDKTKARVKPYVCNECGKVLSHKQGLIDHQRIHTGEKPYECNECGIAFSQKSHLVVHQRVHTGEKPYECIQCGKAHSHKHALTDHLRIHTGEKPYECTDCGKTFRHSSNLIQHVRSHTGEKPYECKECGKSFRYNSSLTEHVRSHTGEIPYECNECGKAFKYSSSLTKHMRIHTGEKPFECSECEKAFSKKSHLIIHQRTHTKEKPYECKECGKAFGHSSSLTYHMRTHTGESPFECNQCGKAFKQIEGLTQHQRVHTGEKPYECKECQKAFSQKSHLIVHQRTHTGEKPYECNECGKAFRAKSQLVIHQRSHTREKPYECNECGKAFKQNASLTKHVKTHSEEKSD
- the ZFP37 gene encoding zinc finger protein 37 homolog isoform X1, with product MLNVQGKNKYLSPPNHSLNVDNIRPNRNVLSQGSMTFKDVIVVFTQKEWEQLDPAQRNPYKGVMLENCTHLSSMGYQAPKSEIISKLEKEEPCLGNGKRLSQAHLGEIEKPKEIEANGKVQQNEFLEEKHQESQNELFREIAFKKKTLTKKKGHEYSSVGRKNNMNTKHIPSKKRLLKFDSHGKSLKKNLDSPSLIRTYAKKKPDAAKEQRKTFSHNLSDKKKDKTQTGKKHEKLSSRSSSHNKQEKIQTAEKEEKSSNYSSSSTNCDKTKARVKPYVCNECGKVLSHKQGLIDHQRIHTGEKPYECNECGIAFSQKSHLVVHQRVHTGEKPYECIQCGKAHSHKHALTDHLRIHTGEKPYECTDCGKTFRHSSNLIQHVRSHTGEKPYECKECGKSFRYNSSLTEHVRSHTGEIPYECNECGKAFKYSSSLTKHMRIHTGEKPFECSECEKAFSKKSHLIIHQRTHTKEKPYECKECGKAFGHSSSLTYHMRTHTGESPFECNQCGKAFKQIEGLTQHQRVHTGEKPYECKECQKAFSQKSHLIVHQRTHTGEKPYECNECGKAFRAKSQLVIHQRSHTREKPYECNECGKAFKQNASLTKHVKTHSEEKSD
- the ZFP37 gene encoding zinc finger protein 37 homolog isoform X5, producing the protein MLENCTHLSSMGYQAPKSEIISKLEKEEPCLGNGKRLSQAHLGEIEKPKEIEANGKVQQNEFLEEKHQESQNELFREIAFKKKTLTKKKGHEYSSVGRKNNMNTKHIPSKKRLLKFDSHGKSLKKNLDSPSLIRTYAKKKPDAAKEQRKTFSHNLSDKKKDKTQTGKKHEKLSSRSSSHNKQEKIQTAEKEEKSSNYSSSSTNCDKTKARVKPYVCNECGKVLSHKQGLIDHQRIHTGEKPYECNECGIAFSQKSHLVVHQRVHTGEKPYECIQCGKAHSHKHALTDHLRIHTGEKPYECTDCGKTFRHSSNLIQHVRSHTGEKPYECKECGKSFRYNSSLTEHVRSHTGEIPYECNECGKAFKYSSSLTKHMRIHTGEKPFECSECEKAFSKKSHLIIHQRTHTKEKPYECKECGKAFGHSSSLTYHMRTHTGESPFECNQCGKAFKQIEGLTQHQRVHTGEKPYECKECQKAFSQKSHLIVHQRTHTGEKPYECNECGKAFRAKSQLVIHQRSHTREKPYECNECGKAFKQNASLTKHVKTHSEEKSD